A window of Daucus carota subsp. sativus chromosome 2, DH1 v3.0, whole genome shotgun sequence genomic DNA:
CTTTGCGTGTAATGAAATTTCAACCGCATGAGTTGGATTTTTCTATATTTGGAAGATTACAAGGCCAGTAAGTAGTAGAAGCAGCAGATAATTGAGACGTATTCATGTCTACAAAgctatttctttttatattctCGTTTTCCTTATCTAACATGCTCTTAAATTTATGATTCTTGAGTTGCATATTTTAAGtgtattatcttcatatatcgAACTGATTTTGTTAAGATTATTTCAGATAGCTAGACAATTCAGGTAAGTAAGCTAGTTTGTACTAGTAGGGTACACAAGTTCTTGGTTCTAGtattattacatatattcaCTCCAAGCTTATgtgcatatacatacatatctcTACACCGAGTACAGTAGGTTACACCTTCCTGGCAATTAAAGTCTATACCCTTGAATTACGAGCATGTTTATCTGCATTTACTTTTGCCGTGGAAATTAATTGCTTACACACATATTGTGTCTCATAGAATACGGAGTTGGAGAATAAGCGTCGACGAGCAATACAAGCAAAAGTTCCCTCCGATCCAAATACATGGCAACTTATGCGGGAAAATTATGAAGCTATAATCCTCGAGGACCATTCCTTTTCGGAAAAGCACAATGTTGAATATGCTTTGTGGCAGTTACATTACCGGAGAATTGAGGAGTTTAGAGCACATTTCAATGCTGCTGCAGCAGCTTCTGCTGGATCTGTCCCACCTCGGTCTGCAAAAGGTCCTAGGCCTGATCGAATCACTAAAATACGTCTCCAGTTCAAGACTTTTCTTTCTGAAGCAACAGGATTTTACCATGACCTTATTTTGAAGATCAAAGCGAAACATGGGCTCTCTCTTGGACATTTTTCTGACGATTTCGAAACTCGTATTGTTTTTGAGAAAGATGAGAAAAAATCtattgagatgaagaagggtctGATAGCTTGCCACCGATGCTTAATTTACCTGGGTGACCTTGCACGATATAAAGGTTTATATGGGGAGGGTGACTCCAAAAATCGAGATTATGCAGCTGCTTCCAGTTACTATTTGCAAGCTGCATCTCTTTTGCCATCTAGTGGTAATCCTCATCACCAGGTACCTGCTCCTTGTTTTTTAAgcttttttctttaaatattatACTATTTTTAATCTTTCCAAATAAGCTCCCTTTACTTTACAACTGTATTAAGGTTTAGTAAGTTTTAGAGATCTTTTTTGTTTTGAAGCTCGCCATTGTGGCTACTTATTCCGGGGATGAACTGGTGGCTGTTTACCGTTACTTCCGTAGTTTGGCTGTGGAGAGTCCCTTTTCAACTGCAAGGGAGAACTTAATTGTTGCTTTCGAGAAGGTTTTTATGTActagtttgtatatatatgtgtgtgtgtgtgtgtgtgtgtgtacatacTGCTTTCTTTTCTAGTTTATGTCCTAGTACTTGATTCATTCAGCTATTCAGACATACACAATCTAATCAACTTCACCTTCTTAAGACACTGCTTTTTAATTACTAGGCTCCCCAAGCTTATTAAGAGCTATTTTTGCTGTCATATATAGAAAGGGTAGAGGGAGGACTTTTTTCCAACTTGTTTACTTATCTACTAGAAACTATAGTTGATCTGGTGTatgctaatatttttaaaggtTTTGGTACTCAAATGTTAGTTTTTTAATTGGTGGAATATGGAAGGAATCTGGCAGCAGTCACATTTTTTAAGGAGATTATAGTAGTTACATAGATGACTACGACTAAATTATGCAATCAAGTATAATACGAAAATAGCTTTGTCTAATGTTGTCTagattgttatttaatatataacaagtcaataattagtctcattattataatattctaCTTTCCGGTTACAATCTAGCATTTACAATTGGGATTGTATTGTAACGAGGGCACTTGCCCCACTAGCAATAGTGTTGAGGAATATTAGTTAACTGTTTGACATAAACCGGATGGTTGTCCTGTTATGGATTTTTATGAAGTATTTGTCGATAGATGAATGTATTCGCCTTTTTACATTTCTTcatatataattgtatttgCCTCTATATTTCTGCAGAACCGGAAATCCTATACTCAGTTGCACAAAGATATAGAAGGTTCTGCTAGTAAGGAGTCACCTAACCAGACAAATAACAGAGGAAAAGGAACAAAAGAAACAAGACTCCAGGCTAAGGAAGTCGATCTTGATGGCTTCAGTGAAAGAGCACCCAGTATTCATGATATATACAAAGCTTTTTGTACGCGATTTGTTCGTTTAAATGGAATCCTTTTCACACGAACAAGGTAGATAATCTTTGTACTTATACCTTACTgattttgttgaaattattatttaaataactgtatgatatatataatcTCTCCAGCTTGGACACATTTGGTGAAGTGCTCTCACTTGTTAGCAATCTTCTGCGTGAACTGCTTTCGTCTGGCGCAGAGGAGCTGAAATTCGGTTTAGATGCTGTTGATAATGGACTTTTTATTGTTAGGCTGGTCACTATTCTCATTTTTACACTTCATAATGTTAAAAGGGAGGCTGAAGGTCAGTCATATGCAGATATTTTACAGCGTACCGGTTTGCTTCAAAATGCAGCTGTTGCTACTTTTGAGCTTATGGGACACATTTTTAAGAGATGTTCAGAGTTATCTGATCCCTGTGCAAGTCAGCTTTTACCTGGACTCTTAATTTTTCTGGAATGGTTGGCTAGCTTTCCTGATATTGCAGCTGGTACTGACATAGATGACAAGCAAGTTTCTGTTAGGTCGAAATTTTGGGATCATTGTGTTTGTTTATTAAACAAGCTCCCCTTAAGTGGATCAATGCTTACAAGTGATGGAGATAATGACAACTGCTTTTTTAACATGAGCAAGTACGAGGAAGGGGAAACTGATAATCGGCTTGCTTTATGGGAGGACTTTGAATTACGGGGGTTCTTGCCCCTACATTCTGCTCACCTCATCTTGGATTTTTCAAGGAAACAGTCCATTGGACATGATAGCAAGAAGGAAAAAACTTCTCGTTTGAAAAGGATTCTAGCGGCAGGGAAAGCCTTAACAAATCTAGTGAAAGTTGACCAAAAACCTCTTAGCTTTAATGTGCAGCTTAAAAGGTTCGTTATAGGTGTTGCACCCCAGAGTTCAGAAGATACTAGCTCAGCCCTCTATTCAGCCGGTTCAAAATCAGGTGCTAGCATCAAAGAGAGTTTAAAAGCTCCCATGACAGATTTGGCAATTAGCCAGTCAGAGTTTGAGTTATATGATGGTGACGAGGATGACGAAGTGATTTTATTTAGGCCAACATTGAGTGAGAAGCGTCATGATGAAATATCTGAATTGGTCCCGCCAGGGGAAGTGGTAAATGGGATGAATGCTTTCTCAGATGAAACTCAGCTTTATAGTGCTCCTCTTTCAGCTTTTGAAGTCGGTCTGCACCAGAATTCTGCTTTTTCTTCAGGTCCACAGGCACCAATGCCTGTTACTGCTTTTTCTTCTGGTCGACAGTCACCTTTGCCTGTTCCTAATTTTGTGTCTCAACAAATGCAACCAAATCAGACCAGTTCTAGCTCCAGGAACCAACATGATTTTCTTGCGAAAGACTTGGAAGGTTGGAGCTTGGTGGAAAGTGGTCGTGTGATTGATCTCAGGATGCAGAATGATATGAAAGTGTCTAATGTTGCTTCGTTATCTCTTCCCGTGCAGCAAATTATCAGTCCTGGTTATACAGGTATATATTCTCAGGCAGTAGGCCCGGGAACCATTACGCAAAACCAGATCAACCCAATTTCATCTTCTCGGGCACCGGATGTGCCAAATAATTTTGAGTTTGTTGCATCCTCTGGATACAATGGAGGCATCATTGCACCTAAGGTGTCTTCAGCATTGCAAGCTATGTCTATGAAAGGTCCAGCCAATCGTCCTGTAAGGCATTTAGGCCCTCCACCCGGGTTCAACTCTGTTCGTCCAAAGCAAGGTTTTGAACCGTCTGTTGCAATGAGTGGTGAGAATCCATCAGTGGATAATTATAGCTGGTTGGATGGATATACGCATCCATCATCTATAGGTCATTCGAGTCTTAAACAGTCTACTGGATATCCATCACATCCAGGATTTCTGTACAGTGAAGAGGGCAATGCCCCTTTAGAGGGAGCTCGTTTCCCTTTTCCTGGAAAACAAGTTTCTTCTGCGCAGTTTGGAGCTGAAGATAGAAATGGACAGATTCCAGAGAGTTTAAACTTGCCCAATGAACAaatgcagcagcagcagcagagtGTTCCACCACCACAGCAATACCAAGGCAAATCTTTCTTGATGAATCATCGTATCGTGTGATAAAAATCTGAGACATCAAATGGTGAGTTTCTGCCATCTTCTGTGCAGTATATACATTCTATTATTATTTCTGAATTGGATTAAAATGTATGTATATTACCTGACTTTTTACTGTTTGTAGTAATTTGAGATTTGTCTATCTGATTTGATAATCTTAGGCCCTTGAGCATAATTCTGAATTCTGGATGTCTGGGACAAACTTTTGTTAACGAAGTCTGGATCCAACTTGAAACCCTTCCTGTTTTCATACATGTATGTTGGAGCACATTGTTGGTGGCATCTTGCAGGCCCTTTAAGGTAAACCCTGATCTCTCTTTCTATATTGTTTTGCTCAAGATTCGATCAGTAATGATGGAGCATACAAGACTTTCTGTGaagatattattttgaaatagtaATTGACATGATGTTTTGCGACCTCTGTGGTTATTGTTGGACCACGTGCAGATTGCAATATACTCTTTGCGTGGAGGAAGATTGTGAAGGTTTCAGCTGGCTCGTTACCCATCATTAAATCTACTGTCTGGTTAATCTGCGGATGGAACATGTCAATTATGCCATTGTTAAACTTTGGTCATTGTCTTTAAGAAGAAAGGGTGAATATAGTAAAATCTAATGACGGTTTTACTTGGTTCTGTTATGCCCTATCAGTGAACACAAGCATAGTATCTGGTGGCTATTAGCATCAGTTGGACGATTTATGTGTTGCTCGTTTGCTGCTTGCTAAAATAATTATCTGCTGGATGCAGAATGATATATAATGTTAAGTTACTTAAGTTTTTGTATTGAAGTCTGAGGACATGAGTTCAATAAATGGATCATGGGATCTATAGCTCAGAAGCCTggttttttctttctttataaACTTGATTTAGACTTCTGTGTTGGTGCGTTTATTTTGTGCCTATATATTGTTAGAATAGAATGTTGTACCTTTAGGTTGAATGTTCCAAACATGAAAATGTTGTGGCATTGTCTGATTTGACCTGGGCGAAATGTTCCGAGTCTCCCTCTGACATGTTTCATGATTTGCTGGAAGCCCTTGTTCTCTTCATTTAGACTGGTAAACCTCCAATACTTGCCACAATTGTCTTCTTGACTTTTCGTGATTGATCACCTTGTTCATCCCCCTCGTAGCAAATATGATTACCCGCTTATTTATTATCACCGCTAAGCTCTCTTGACATTTGACAGACTTTGGTTCATTTCTCTTCAGAAACGCTTCTATTAGCTTCTTGTGTCATGCAAGTGCAGCTTTTCTCCGTTCTCTTCTTGCATGTTTTTAAGCCAAGCAGAATGGCGTAGAATTTTGCTTCGAGATTTAAACTGCtgaaaaatcataaaatgtCGAGAAAACACATTTTGCAACTCAGGGTATACAGAAACCGTGTTGTCTCTCCTGTATATGTTCTTTCATCATATTTCCGTTGACATGTTCTTTTAGCATAATTTAGTGTTacacaataatattaatattgtgaCAGTGTCGGATCCGAAAGGGTGCACCGACGATGCTGACACCCCCGATTCCTATAATATTTCTTGCACTATactatagtttataatatttggctgcatttctaaaaaataaattcagctCTGTTAAATACTGTaattacttaaaaattattgatggcatatagtatttttttatatatatataaatgattgtTTCTTGGATTTCTAGATCCATGGACAGTAAAACCGCAGGAAAATTCGATTTTTTCATGGTTAAAGAGTCCTGTCAATATAAATTGGAACCTTGAACCCAACACAGATTAATATTTCCTTGGATATCCATTTACATTCTCCATTCCCATCTACCAACCAAACACCCCCTCAATTTCCCCGCAATCTCCGTTTCTCTTGAGAATCAATATATATCTCCGTTTCTCTTGAGAATCAATATATTTACTCTGATACGATACTAACTAGTATGCACTACAAAACACAGGATGCAAACATTGGTGTCAAGGGAACAACAAACATGATTCACCAAACCAGCCATTATTTGTGTCATTGTTTGATGAGAAACAAGAGTTTTTTCTTGGACAACTATGTAAAGAACTAGACAAGCGAAATCAAAAGCAACAAGCCACGTGCATGCATAGTATCATTTCTCCATAATGCGCTTGAATCTCTTTTCTGGAGGTCCGATGAACAGCTCAGTCTCCACGTCTGAGTTCTCGCTGGTTTCTGTTGTGGATGTTATGTTTCCTCCGTCTTCTGGCGATTCTTGTCGCGGTTGAACTTCATACTGAAAAatcattcaaaaattaaatctgaGTTAATTACGTCAGTACTACTAACAAATTTAGAGGTCTTTTGGTCTAGTGAATATCCATCTTGcgtagggctgtttaacgaaccgagctgttcgcgaacaagctcgagctcggctcgttaagagctcgttcggctcggctcgttaagttaacgagctcgagctcgaacacaaaaaattgttcgttaagtaaacgagctcgagccgagcttttagtatgttcggctcgagctcggctcgagctcgactcgagctcgctcggctcgagctcggctcgttaaagctcgaaaaaatgtaatatttttggggtttttttttataatttatatatgttattgaactcagaattcaacatataatttatatatatatattttagtgatgtaaccaaaatttcggaaaataataattttatatggtttgctattttgacagtcaagtagaaggttaactagtaccgctaactagtgtttaatcataaattagtgtttcaattttttaaaaaatatttcttaccgatccaacctcatggatgttaacatatatacattttagtgatataaacaaagtttcaaaaaaattaaaattatttggttagctattttaagagtcaactagcggtttgtctttattttttttctggctcggctcgactcgactcgactcggctcggcttgtatttgttcgcgaacaagctcgtgttcggctcgttagttaacgagccgagcttgaacacaatttttgttcgataaaaaagctcggctcggctcggctcgtcagaaaaaaaattaaagctcggctcggttcggtcaaaactcggctcggctcggttcgtgaacagccctaatCTTGCGTATGCTTCACTCCCTGAAACCCTACTTTCTAATGTGTTCAGGtgggtttggtttggtttataaatactattgaaaattttatttgccCAAGGTTCAGAAACCATATATTCTCATCGAATCTAAACTCTCCTATTTCGGATGAAACTGAAGTTCAAACTTCAAAACCGGTGTAAAGTACAAAACCATGACACTGCATAATACCGCAGGATCTTGGTCTGATAGTATCTCCATGGCTTTCTTTACGAGATGTCGATGTTGTCAAAAACGAGATGTGTGTGTGAGTTTctaattaaaaagaaaaccaTTCATGTAGATTACCTTGGCAAGCAGCATTGCGTTATCTGCTGCAAGAGTCTTCTCCTgaaattttatagaatttagaagaaaaaaattatcagaCCATCAGACCcgattcttttatatttattttcgatACCAAGTAGCTCGACTCCTTTATTTTCTTCAGCATAGCAGCGGTTTAAAGAGTATTGCTTCTATAAATTTACAATAGTTAAGTACCTTTTCCTTTAATTGTTCGATCTGCTCTTTGAAGACCTGCATCTGAAATATGAACACACGAATTTATAAGTacttaataaatttgaattatgcAAGATTAATCTCTTAAACCCTCAGTTTAATGTTTTCATCGTTAAAAAGATACCTTTCTGGCTCGAACAGTGCTCACACTCTTCTCCAGCTGCTGTTCTATCTGTTGCAGTTCAGTAATGGAACACGATCCCAAACCTTCTCCCAATAGTTTCCTATGTGCATTTGATATGTTcaacaattttgataataagCCTATTTAAGTGCCAAGAATGTGTAAGAAGGACCGTAAGCTAACCTCTTTGAAACTTCAAGAAGCTCTATCTTCTTTGCCAGAGTTGCTGTTTCATGCTTTAGATGCTGCAATTTAGTTACACCACAAAATAAGAAATACTGCCTTCATATTCGATGTCTTAAAAAGAACTTGTGCCAAAGTTTGATGATATGAACAAAGAGCTCTAAAATACACTTCATATGGTTCAGTGTCAAGTCTCTACTTGTTTTCTGTTGGGTTACTAATTTGAGTCTCGTTAAATGTTAATATATACAGGCAGGGGCGGAACCTGGAGAAACTAACAAACACGTGTGTGTTCAATGTAACCAAACACGAACATCGAAATCAGTGTGTACAAATGTGTGTGAAATTAAATTGTTGAATGGATGAAAAACCTGCATGTTTTGCGCCACAGGCGTGTTGTTACTTTGAACATCCTTAGTGTGTTTGCGGTATCGTTCGATGGTCTCATGCATGCTGCACGGTTTTAAAACAttatcaaacatatcaaattaattctTAGAAGTGTTTTGtggcaaaaaataaaaataaaaaaaacttagaAGTGTTTACACAGTTTGGTGCAGTGGGACAGAAATCGTAAACAGGCAAATTAGTGATCATAAGGACCAATTAAGACTGGGATTAGTTTAAAGAAACCTCTGTAGGAAACTGTAAAAACCTCTATGTCGGAGGCAAACAGCTAAGCACAGAAAGTAATAccgaaataaaaatttaagaaaaatacagTCAAGATACTATTCCTCATTGTGACTTCCTAGCTCCCCCACAGACCACCACCGCAACTTTTTTTGTGTTAATTAAGCttagaaatttaaatatttacgtTCCCAGATCTTATACTAAGAAATCTCTTACACATTAGTTAGTTACATGATAGAAAATAATCCAATTTTCCAGCATAATTCTAATCATTCCCtaaatttttagtatttatttttcattcccCTTAAATAGGTAATGACTAACCCATTCGTTTTACACAGTCTTTTCCCTATTTTTTCTATcagtctttctaatgtgtgcccaaaggCACATAATAAACACCAACTTTTATGAAAATGATTTCTTCTGATTGGTataattgatgtgaatgcaaaggagccattaacatttattattcattcaccaatcaaaagctagtattaATCTCATGAGAGTTAGTGACTAGTGTGTGCCCACGGACACATTATAGAAAATTCGTTTTTTATATGATCTTTTTGTTAATAGATTTGTAATTTAATACTCATAGTTATAAGAGATATAATTCGagattattgttggagttttcaTTTGCTATCAATTTCTTTTTTTCTAGaaattgaattattaatgaTACAGTTAGGAACCTCACTAAGATACTGTCAGATATACTCTCAGACTCAGCATGGATAATACAGCATGTGTATAATAAATACGAACtaagcataaaagcccgtgcgaggcacgggctctaatttgtgtttgtattttaaataatatccatgTGTCTTCGTACTATTTCGAATGTAACTATTACGTTTTATtctttgacaaaatatgtaaacatgaaaatgaaatatttgaaACCTAATAACATTAATGGTAAGAATAagtactatatttttaaaaaatttatagatcaaaaactctatttgaactgatttttttatattcaaattcgttaggatatagaggccactaccatattatttatatattcaaaatcatattcgaaattaatattgaaacttttagattttaaatatattatacctcattaaaagtatatgtaatatattgttgaaaattattaaattatttcatctaatataacataattttgatgaaaactttttcttgatatgtgaattacgatatcctaaatcatgattagatgaagatgGGTGATCCGcgttgttttaaatttatttcttcttATTGATCATACGTTTGCGTAATAGctaagtgatacatgatggggCGGATTTTAACATATGTTTCACACACATTGTACAAATAGgaattgaaacatatgttgtatGTAAAAAGAGTCATACcttgttttattataaaagcatcaattgaactactaagcTTATAATTGTACCCCAAAAATATTCTGACACCTTTGATGTGGCTTACCCtgttaattttcatatcaattatatagtacttcaatgtcttagatctcaaaatgattttactttttgattttaaatatattatgccTCATTAAtagtatctgtaatttattgttgaaaattattagattatttcatctaatataacatgattttgatgaaaacttattcttgatatgtgaataatgatatcctaaatcatgattagatgaagatgtgtggtccacgttgttttaaatttatttcttcttttttgagcgtagGTTTGCTTAATAGTTAAGTGATACATGATAGGCAGATCATCAAACACATTTTTTTTCGGCATATGTTGCGCACactttgtataaatagaaattataacatatattgtatgtaaaaagacccataccttattttattataaaagcatcaattgaactactaaccttatAATTGTACACAAAATTTTTTGACACCTTTGATGTGGCTTACCCTTTAATTTTCAGATCAATTATACAGTACTTCAATTTCTTAGATCTCAAAATGATTTtttggaatttcaaatagcaaaaagagagtagatatgagttaggaACCATGAAGTTTATAATAACATGAAATTTGCATATTATGTTCAATGTTAAAAATCAAATCAGGTATTCGATATTCTGGATTATgggaaaactattcttgttttAGTCCCGTTGAGTCAGATAGTAGTTTTCACCATATCGCGTCGGATTgtccggttcagaattaattatattttattagtttaattggtaaaattattaattaatttaattatagtttgcatcattttatttaactggtatgttatatgtTGATTGattgcatattaaaattatacttttaagactttaatatatataacttatttctctgtgttattttattttaaccaagtaaaatttataactcaattatTTTTAGTAGGTCACATAAAcgctttttattataatttggtTGCCTTTTGATTAGAAATTTAGAATTTCCCTAAATTCACTTTATATCACAAGTcgtaatatttcaaattcatatatcatcaaaatcacATCATctagatatattttctaacaccaaatttgattttttttgtcattattcttatatctataatttttaaaaaaaaaattaacatgacAAAGTCCATGTTAAAAGTCCATCAATTcttcctttcaaagatgctcactgaaatctcatttttattcgaatatgaattgtatctatttttagaaatctgaaaCATGGTTCGAGCTCGATTATTTagattctttttcaaatttaaatttatttatgtaaatacttaatttatagatattaacctatcatgtaaataatatatgcgggttaactgaaataataacttatctcagataaataagatattgaaaagaatataaatacaacagatTTAATGTATGTGAGTAATGTTTTTGAATAACAAACCAATTgattgtgtagctcaagtggtttgagcTGTGTATTCATGTTGGAGAGGTCTTGGGTTCAATTCCTAAGaataacaaatttttttatataaatgaggatGAGtcaggttcggagttaggctcgggttcggagctaggtaatttatttgctcaggagggaggtttgacacgaacctgttgggctattatctatactatactataataagccaacatgagtataatttgtagtccaaggttttagttatattttttggtttggtactctccttttggtactacaagtctaccaatgtggagtctattagtattataaacagtttcaaatactaaaaacactcataacaatacattatcatataatatttcattaaaaaaattataatgatgttataaataaaattataaatatacaattttgaatatttttttaaacaagaaccttcatataactctttttaactttaacgtgttctatttcaatataacattatataattagattactgaatctttcaaaggtattacacgatcggctatgattggaaaagattagaattttctgattttttttatttttaaatctatgtgtactaaattcggattaaatgtactaaaatcctaatatatatttattagggtttgtccattttgaagtaatcgggagaaaatatagtcagttgaataatataatttaattaaaattcaatccattaatactaaaatactaacaaaatgatgttaaaatttaaattataaataataaattacgaactataaaCCCGCACGTGCTTCGCACGAGTTAAAGGCTAGTTTCTTCCTCTTTGTTTCGAAGCAACATTCTGTTCAGATAATACACGAAAAGCATATTCAACAGATGTTCTGGTAAGACAGTGAGCACTCGATCTACAAGCAAGTAGGTTGGTAAATAGTAAAGCAAGATTAAATAAACTATATCCGAAAACAAAAATCTTCAGTGATTATCCACTATTCCGAAACAAGAAATCATATCCTTGGACACAAATCACACACGACTACGCACAACGCACTCTACTGCTCATCTCATCCTCAACTTGACATACTTTTAATCTTATAAGCAGCACTCAACTTTACTGGAATATGCAATGGTACCAGCTGCATATGTAAAAATTGCAACTAGGTACCTCAAGTATCAACTATTATGCGTGCATATTCATGTAAGTTGCTACACTGCCTATTTTgctataatcaaaatattaacaGAAATATAAGATTATACTAAAGTTATTATGTTATAGgtaattttgataaaatgtgGAAATTAGTGACATATGATGTTTgatttgtttacaaatttatttaactCGATTTGATCGAAACCGGTAATATATAGGGTTGGGTTACAAACTTTATTTCTTATGGTTGGATTACAAAATTTGAACCGCTCTGATTAGGTCGAATATTAAAACAGTCTATCCCAACCTGAACACTCCGAATCGATATCTTTtagtattatttaa
This region includes:
- the LOC108209099 gene encoding nonsense-mediated mRNA decay factor SMG7, which translates into the protein MTFVDTTSKMSAPSWERAQRLYDKNTELENKRRRAIQAKVPSDPNTWQLMRENYEAIILEDHSFSEKHNVEYALWQLHYRRIEEFRAHFNAAAAASAGSVPPRSAKGPRPDRITKIRLQFKTFLSEATGFYHDLILKIKAKHGLSLGHFSDDFETRIVFEKDEKKSIEMKKGLIACHRCLIYLGDLARYKGLYGEGDSKNRDYAAASSYYLQAASLLPSSGNPHHQLAIVATYSGDELVAVYRYFRSLAVESPFSTARENLIVAFEKNRKSYTQLHKDIEGSASKESPNQTNNRGKGTKETRLQAKEVDLDGFSERAPSIHDIYKAFCTRFVRLNGILFTRTSLDTFGEVLSLVSNLLRELLSSGAEELKFGLDAVDNGLFIVRLVTILIFTLHNVKREAEGQSYADILQRTGLLQNAAVATFELMGHIFKRCSELSDPCASQLLPGLLIFLEWLASFPDIAAGTDIDDKQVSVRSKFWDHCVCLLNKLPLSGSMLTSDGDNDNCFFNMSKYEEGETDNRLALWEDFELRGFLPLHSAHLILDFSRKQSIGHDSKKEKTSRLKRILAAGKALTNLVKVDQKPLSFNVQLKRFVIGVAPQSSEDTSSALYSAGSKSGASIKESLKAPMTDLAISQSEFELYDGDEDDEVILFRPTLSEKRHDEISELVPPGEVVNGMNAFSDETQLYSAPLSAFEVGLHQNSAFSSGPQAPMPVTAFSSGRQSPLPVPNFVSQQMQPNQTSSSSRNQHDFLAKDLEGWSLVESGRVIDLRMQNDMKVSNVASLSLPVQQIISPGYTGIYSQAVGPGTITQNQINPISSSRAPDVPNNFEFVASSGYNGGIIAPKVSSALQAMSMKGPANRPVRHLGPPPGFNSVRPKQGFEPSVAMSGENPSVDNYSWLDGYTHPSSIGHSSLKQSTGYPSHPGFLYSEEGNAPLEGARFPFPGKQVSSAQFGAEDRNGQIPESLNLPNEQMQQQQQSVPPPQQYQGKSFLMNHRIV
- the LOC108209496 gene encoding MADS-box protein SOC1-like isoform X1, which gives rise to MVRGKTQMRRIENATSRQVTFSKRRNGLLKKAFELSVLCDAEVALIIFSPRGKLHEFASSSMHETIERYRKHTKDVQSNNTPVAQNMQHLKHETATLAKKIELLEVSKRKLLGEGLGSCSITELQQIEQQLEKSVSTVRARKMQVFKEQIEQLKEKEKTLAADNAMLLAKYEVQPRQESPEDGGNITSTTETSENSDVETELFIGPPEKRFKRIMEK